The following proteins come from a genomic window of Mariniflexile sp. TRM1-10:
- the pckA gene encoding phosphoenolpyruvate carboxykinase (ATP), whose translation MTNYDQITKTISLEKYGIKNAKIKYQLSPERLHQIAIEKGQGVETSSGALAVNTGEFTGRSPNDRFIVEDAMTRDRVWWGKINMPFDAAKFDALYDKVADYLSNKEVFVRDCYACADADYRLNIRVINEYPWSNQFAYNMFLRPTDDELKNFESEWIVVNAPGFMADPEVDGTRQHNFAILNFTKKIVLIGGTGYTGEIKKGIFSALNFILPVYKNTLPMHCSANIGKDGDTAIFFGLSGTGKTTLSTDPNRSLIGDDEHGWTAENTVFNFEGGCYAKVINLSRDNEPEIYDAIRKGAILENVILDANGHVKFEDTSITQNTRVSYPINHIENIQVPSIGKNPKNIFFLTADAFGVLPPISKLTPSQAAYHFISGYTAKVAGTEAGVLEPTPNFSACFGAPFMPLHPTKYAEMLSQKMIDSGVNVWLVNTGWTGGPYGVGTRMKLKYTRAMINAVLNGDLGLYNYDNYHIHSVFGVAQPRECPGVPTSVLSPRTTWNNDEAYYTTAFKLTNAFRENFKKFEAYASEEIRRGGPQRYAF comes from the coding sequence ATGACAAACTATGACCAGATTACGAAGACGATTTCGTTGGAAAAATATGGAATAAAAAATGCAAAAATTAAGTATCAATTGTCCCCAGAACGACTTCATCAAATTGCTATTGAAAAAGGTCAAGGCGTGGAGACTTCTTCGGGAGCTTTAGCGGTAAACACAGGAGAATTTACAGGGCGTTCACCAAATGACCGATTTATTGTTGAAGACGCTATGACCCGCGACCGTGTTTGGTGGGGCAAAATTAATATGCCGTTTGATGCGGCAAAGTTTGATGCTTTATACGATAAGGTTGCCGATTATTTATCAAATAAAGAAGTTTTTGTTAGGGATTGTTATGCTTGTGCTGATGCCGATTACAGATTGAATATTCGGGTTATTAATGAATATCCATGGAGTAATCAGTTTGCATACAATATGTTTTTACGTCCGACCGATGACGAATTAAAGAATTTTGAATCGGAATGGATCGTAGTCAATGCACCTGGATTTATGGCTGATCCCGAGGTTGATGGTACCCGTCAGCATAATTTTGCTATTTTAAACTTTACTAAAAAGATAGTGCTTATTGGCGGTACAGGTTATACAGGGGAAATTAAAAAAGGTATTTTTTCAGCATTGAATTTTATTCTTCCGGTATATAAAAATACGTTGCCGATGCATTGTAGTGCCAATATAGGGAAAGATGGCGATACTGCTATTTTCTTTGGTTTATCAGGAACCGGAAAAACAACCCTTTCTACCGATCCCAATAGAAGTTTAATTGGTGATGACGAACATGGCTGGACTGCTGAAAACACGGTATTTAACTTTGAAGGTGGTTGTTATGCTAAAGTTATAAATCTTTCAAGAGATAACGAACCGGAAATTTATGATGCCATAAGAAAAGGAGCGATTCTTGAAAATGTGATTTTAGATGCCAATGGACATGTGAAATTTGAAGACACGTCTATTACACAAAATACCCGTGTAAGCTATCCTATTAATCATATTGAGAACATTCAAGTGCCTTCAATAGGGAAGAATCCTAAAAACATTTTCTTTTTAACAGCAGATGCTTTTGGGGTACTGCCACCAATTTCTAAATTAACGCCAAGTCAGGCAGCGTATCATTTTATATCGGGTTATACCGCTAAAGTAGCAGGAACCGAGGCGGGTGTTTTAGAACCAACACCTAATTTTTCGGCTTGTTTTGGTGCGCCTTTTATGCCCTTGCATCCTACAAAATATGCTGAAATGCTAAGTCAGAAAATGATAGATTCCGGTGTAAATGTCTGGTTGGTAAATACGGGGTGGACAGGTGGCCCTTATGGCGTTGGAACCCGAATGAAATTGAAATATACCCGCGCCATGATTAATGCGGTTTTAAATGGCGATTTAGGCTTGTATAATTATGATAATTACCACATACATTCTGTATTTGGAGTGGCACAACCCAGAGAATGCCCAGGTGTTCCAACCAGTGTTTTAAGTCCAAGAACTACGTGGAACAATGATGAGGCATACTATACAACAGCCTTTAAATTAACCAATGCATTTCGTGAAAATTTCAAAAAATTTGAGGCTTATGCTAGTGAAGAAATTAGGCGAGGTGGTCCGCAGCGTTATGCGTTTTAA
- a CDS encoding DUF423 domain-containing protein — MNKTLLITASILGITGIILGAFGAHGLKELVSVEAQQTFETGVRYQIYHAFFLLFIGSLSSIQQKFKKIIFYLTITGVILFSGSIYGLATNALTTFDFKIIGFITPVGGLLLILSWVFLFINFLKMKR; from the coding sequence ATGAACAAGACACTATTAATTACAGCTTCTATTTTAGGAATAACAGGCATTATTTTAGGTGCTTTTGGCGCACACGGTTTAAAAGAGTTGGTTTCTGTAGAAGCGCAACAAACTTTTGAAACTGGGGTACGCTACCAAATATATCATGCTTTTTTCCTGCTATTTATTGGAAGCCTTTCTTCAATACAACAAAAATTTAAAAAAATCATTTTTTATCTAACCATAACGGGCGTCATTCTATTTTCAGGGTCTATTTATGGATTGGCAACAAATGCTTTGACCACTTTCGATTTTAAAATAATTGGTTTTATTACACCAGTTGGTGGGCTGCTTTTAATACTGTCTTGGGTATTTTTATTTATTAATTTCTTAAAAATGAAACGCTAA
- a CDS encoding saccharopine dehydrogenase family protein has product MRKILVIGSGKSTSYLLKYLLDKSVSENLFITVGDLNITAVEKLIDNHQNAEAMLLDIFNETSRKNAIKNADIVISMLPASLHIEVAKDCVLFGKNMVTASYISPEMQALDADVKAKDLIFMNEIGVDPGIDHMSAMQVLDRIRDNGGNVILFESFTGGLIAPESDNNLWNYKFTWNPRNVVIAGQGGAAKFLQEGTYKYIPYHRLFRRTEFLDIDNFGRFEVYANRDSLKYQNVYGLDTVKTLYRGTIRRVGFCRAWHIFVTLGMTDDSYTLDDSENMSYRDFVNAFLPYSPSDSVELKLRHQLKIDQDDIVWEKLVELDIFNDKKPVGLKKATPAQILQKILMDSWALDLNDKDMIVMYHKFGYEKDGKTYQIDANMVVLGDDQTFTAMAKTVGLPVAIATLAILNGKIKTPGVQIPIAREVYEPILKELESFGIQFKEKHVPYLGYNSLSN; this is encoded by the coding sequence ATGCGAAAGATTTTGGTTATTGGTTCTGGAAAATCCACTTCCTATCTGTTAAAATATTTATTGGATAAATCGGTTTCCGAAAATCTGTTTATCACGGTAGGTGACTTAAATATCACTGCCGTTGAAAAGCTTATTGATAATCATCAAAATGCTGAAGCTATGCTATTGGATATTTTTAATGAAACCTCAAGAAAAAATGCCATAAAAAATGCTGACATAGTCATTTCCATGCTACCAGCAAGTTTACATATTGAAGTTGCTAAAGACTGTGTTTTATTTGGAAAAAACATGGTCACGGCATCATACATCAGTCCTGAAATGCAAGCACTGGATGCCGATGTCAAAGCTAAGGATCTGATTTTTATGAACGAAATTGGCGTAGATCCAGGTATAGACCACATGAGTGCTATGCAGGTTTTAGATCGCATTCGAGACAACGGCGGCAATGTTATATTGTTTGAGTCGTTTACAGGTGGATTGATTGCTCCTGAAAGCGATAACAATCTTTGGAATTACAAATTCACATGGAACCCCAGAAATGTGGTTATCGCAGGACAAGGTGGCGCTGCTAAATTTTTACAAGAAGGTACCTATAAATATATTCCATACCACCGCTTGTTTAGACGCACCGAGTTTTTAGATATTGATAATTTTGGACGTTTTGAAGTCTATGCCAATAGAGATTCGCTTAAATACCAAAACGTTTATGGCTTAGATACTGTAAAAACATTATATAGAGGCACCATTAGGCGCGTTGGGTTTTGCAGAGCATGGCATATTTTTGTAACCCTAGGAATGACTGACGATAGTTACACCTTAGACGATAGTGAAAACATGAGCTATCGCGATTTTGTAAATGCTTTTTTACCTTACAGCCCTTCCGATTCTGTGGAACTTAAACTAAGGCATCAACTTAAAATTGACCAAGACGATATTGTTTGGGAAAAACTTGTAGAACTCGATATTTTTAATGACAAAAAGCCTGTGGGTTTAAAAAAAGCAACCCCGGCACAAATACTTCAAAAAATATTAATGGATAGTTGGGCACTTGACCTAAACGACAAGGATATGATAGTGATGTATCATAAATTTGGCTACGAAAAGGATGGTAAAACATACCAAATTGATGCCAATATGGTAGTTCTTGGCGATGACCAAACCTTTACCGCCATGGCAAAAACCGTGGGTTTACCCGTTGCCATTGCTACACTTGCTATTTTAAATGGAAAAATAAAAACCCCGGGAGTACAAATTCCAATTGCTAGAGAAGTTTATGAACCTATTTTAAAGGAATTAGAAAGTTTTGGTATTCAGTTTAAAGAAAAGCATGTGCCTTATCTGGGCTACAACTCCCTAAGTAATTAA
- a CDS encoding Lrp/AsnC ligand binding domain-containing protein: MKSKNKIITITIDGIDKKILRALTQDARTPILEIARNVGISGAAIHQRLKKLEKSKLLNGSKFIINPKVLGYSTLAFIGIYLDKAINNEDVVKALKRIPEVLECHYTTGNYNIFIKLLSRDNAHLMQLLNNDIQTINGVLRTESLISLDQQIDRQISI, encoded by the coding sequence ATGAAATCCAAAAACAAAATCATAACCATCACCATAGACGGTATCGACAAAAAAATACTTCGCGCCTTGACCCAAGATGCCCGAACACCCATTTTGGAAATTGCCCGAAACGTTGGTATTTCTGGAGCTGCCATCCACCAACGATTAAAAAAACTAGAGAAGTCTAAATTGCTTAATGGGTCAAAATTTATAATAAACCCAAAAGTGCTAGGTTATTCAACATTAGCTTTTATTGGTATTTATCTAGACAAAGCCATTAATAACGAAGATGTTGTTAAGGCTTTAAAACGCATTCCCGAAGTTTTAGAATGCCATTACACCACAGGCAACTATAACATATTCATTAAACTGCTTTCGCGCGATAATGCCCATTTGATGCAGTTATTAAATAACGACATCCAAACTATTAATGGCGTTTTACGAACCGAATCGCTTATTTCTTTAGACCAACAGATTGATAGGCAAATTAGTATTTAA